The Bombus fervidus isolate BK054 chromosome 6, iyBomFerv1, whole genome shotgun sequence genome contains a region encoding:
- the Bka gene encoding FCF1 rRNA-processing protein Bka translates to MGKNKRTRRVVMQRFALMKRMISLTDSRIKPELRAPSKKVKKENPTEIKITEAPQQSSALFFQYNTQLGPPYHILVDTNFINFSIKNKLDIIENMMECLYAKCIPYITDCVLGEMEKLGQKYKIALKIMKDPRFERLNCMHKGTYADDCIVNRVTQHKCYIVATNDKDLKRRIRKIPGVPIMYVAQHRYTIERMPDAYGAPRK, encoded by the exons atg GGAAAAAATAAGAGGACGCGAAGAGTTGTTATGCAAAGATTTGCACTAATGAAAAGAATGATAAGCCTGACAGATTCAAGAAT AAAACCAGAGCTTCGTGCACCAtcaaaaaaagttaaaaaagaaaatccaactgaaattaaaataacagaAGC TCCCCAGCAGTCCTCCGCGTTATTTTTCCAGTATAACACACAACTAGGTCCTCCTTATCATATTTTGGtagatacaaattttataaatttctctattaaaaataaattagatatCATAGAAAATATGATGGAATGCCTTTATGCTAAATGCATTCCATATATAACGGATTGTGTATTGGGTGAAATGGAGAAATTGGgtcaaaagtataaaatagcTTTAAAGATTATGAAAGATCCTAGATTCGAAAGGTTAAACTGTATGCACAAAGGCACGTATGCGGATGACTGTATCGTCAATAGAGTAACTCAA CATAAATGCTACATTGTGGCAACTAATGACAAAGATCTAAAGAGGAGAATACGAAAAATACCTGGTGTACCTATAATGTACGTTGCTCAGCATAGGTACACCATAGAAAGAATGCCGGATGCGTATGGAGCACCTAGAAAATAA